The [Eubacterium] eligens ATCC 27750 genome segment GATATACAGACGCATTCGCACTCATAAGAACTCTTGCTGTTACAAGCGTGTCATACGCCTTATCTGCTGCCTGCTGTACATCAGATGCCTGATTTCTAACTTCACTATTTCCTGTGCTTACTGATGCTGCACTGTATTCAATTCTGAAGCTTCTTGCATCCATCTCCAGCTTAAGGCTTGCTATTGTAAATGTTTCTCCTTTTGATACCACATTTGCAACATCTGAATACTCTGCCCTGTTAATAGTATCAAGAGCTGTCCTTATATCATCAATTGGCGAACCTGTAACGAGCGTATTCTCTGCCTTGCCTCCAAGCTTCATGTTATCAAGTATCTTATTAAGCATTTCATCAGGGTCAGCCTGAATCTTTTCAATATCTATCGCATCAAGCTGTGCCTTATATTCAAGATTTTCTTTAGTAACAGGAATCTGTGCATCAATAAATGCTCTTGCATCCGCAAGTGTATTATCATTAACCTCAAGTCCTGACGAAGCAATTATCTTCTCAATTCCCGGCCTTAACGCTTCAAAATCAGCGTCAGATATTGCATTTACACACCTTCCTATTGTAACGCCATCTGCACTGATACTTGATGAGGTTGCCGCCTGTGCCTGATATATTCCAGCAATTGAAGGCTCAATGCCATTAGCAACCATGTAATTCTTTGTGTTCTCTGATAATGGCTTTAACTCTTTACTCTTTTCAAGTGTGCTTTTAACCTCAGCAACACTTTCATCATTGACAGCTATATCTGCTCCCTGCATACGGCTCTCGACACTTGCCGCTGTTGCTGCACTTCCAGTCACACTCTCAATCTTATCCTTAGAAACTGCTGTTCCATAATTAACATAATCATCAGAGTGCATCGCAAGTTCAATCTTAATTTTCTCAATAATATTAACCATATCATCTGGTGTAGCATCTGTAAGATTAAAGCCGTCCTCATCTAGCTTTACCGCATCAGCACCTGATAACTTCATCATCAATGCCTTAAGGCTTATCTTTGCACTGGAAGCACTCGCCATAATCTGGCTCTTTACATCATCTGCCTCCTTAAGAAGTCCCTCATATGTATTGTCAGTTGCAGCTGTCACACTGCCAGAGATTACCACTCCTGCAAATGAGCCTGCCACACCTTCACTTTTAACCGCCTTATTTTCTTTATAATTAATAGATGTTCCCTGTGCCGCAACATCTTTATTAAAATTCGCGCCTGAAACTGTATATGTCATATTCTGCTGCCTTTCTTATTTACTGTCTGAAACAATCACTCATTGTCATATAATAAATATTTCGGCAGATATGGTGGGATAATTGAGAGATATATTATAGCAAATAAAAAGGAAGCTAATTCAGAATTAATAAAAATCCAAACCAGCTCCCTTTCTCTATATTATTCTCCTATATCTTCGTAGCATGAACCTTAGAAACATCACCGTTAAACTCATACACAGCTATTCCATACTTATGTAAGTCAATAAGCAATGACTGCGGATATCCATCACAATCTCCCTTAACGGCTGTAAGAGTCTTCTTCTGGTCAGCTTCATTATCTCCAAGAACCAGCTTATACTTAGTCTTGAACGGAACTCCTATTCTGAAGCTGTCTCTTTCAACTGGTGTAAAATTAAGTACAAAGAGAAGATTCTTCTTTCCATCCGGACTGATTCTCATAAACGATAAAACGCTATTATCTTTATCATTGGCATTAATCCATCTGAATCCTTCACTGCTGTAATCAGTAGCATACAGACATGGATAATTCTTATTAAGCTTCAGACACTTCTTCGTAAAATCCTTAAGTTCTGTATGACTTTCATCCTCTAACAGATACCAGTCAAGAGCACGCTTCTCACTCCACTCATTCCACTGACCAAATTCCTGTCCCATGAATAAAAGCTTCTTGCCAGGATGTCCACACATATATGCATATGCCAGCTTAAGATTCTTGAACTTGTCCTCCCTGTCACCAGGCATTTTACCAAGCATAGAACACTTAAGATGTACAACCTCATCATGTGAAAGCACAAGAATGAAATTCTCGCTGTAAGCATACATCAATGAAAATGTCATCTTGCTATGATTAAACTTTCTGAAATATGGATCGAGTTTCATATATTCAAGGAAATCATGCATCCAGCCCATATTCCACTTAAATGTAAAGCCAAGACATTCCCCATTGTCAGGATCACCACTTACCATAGGCCATGCTGTTGACTCCTCAGCTATAGTTATTGCCTGTGGGAATCTCTTCTTTAACATGCTGTTAAAATGCTTTAAAAAGCTGATTGCTTCGAGATTACCGTTGTCACCATATTTGTTAGGAACCCAGTTTCCTTCTGTCCTTCCGTAATCCAAATACAGCATTGAAGCAACAGCATCAACTCTTAAACCATCAATATGGAACTTGTCCACCCAGAACATTCCATTAGCAATAAGGAAGTTAGACACTTCATTCTTGGAATAATCAAATACCTTCGTTCCCCAGTCAGGATGCTCTCCCTTTCTAGGGTCTGCATACTCATATACACAGCTTCCATCGAAATTAGCAAGTCCATGTGCATCCTTTGGAAAATGTGCCGGTACCCAGTCAAGAATTACACCAATTCCTTTTTCATGCATATAATCTACAAAATACATGAAATCCTTAGGTGTTCCATATCTTGCTGTAGGTGCATAATAACCAGTTACCTGATATCCCCATGAGCCATCATATGGATACTCTGCAATTCCCATAAGTTCAATATGTGTGTATCCCATATCTGAAACATATTTTGCAAGCTCAGGTGCCAATTCTCTATATGTATAAAATCCGTCCTCTGTTCCATCATCTTTCTTCTTCCATGAGCCAAGATGACATTCATATATAGAAAGAGGAGCTTTAAGATGATTCTCCGTCTTCTTCTTCTCAACCCATTCAGAATCTTTCCATTCATAACCTGAAAGATCAGCAACTATTGATGCTGTCTCTGGTCTTAACTGTGCCTGATTAGCATATGGATCTGCCTTGTAAAGTGCCTCTCCACTCTGTGAAATAATAAGGTACTTATACATATCCCCTGCTTTAGCTCCCGGTATGAACAAATCATATATTCCACCATCTGAAATCTTCTTCATATCATAACCATATGCATTCCAGTTATTAAACTCACCTATAACATAGACTTCTCTTGCAGCAGGTGCCCACACAGC includes the following:
- the glgB gene encoding 1,4-alpha-glucan branching protein GlgB is translated as MKNMQKYEQLAITELDAYLFGQGTHYEIYNKMGAHVGVKDGKEGVYFAVWAPAAREVYVIGEFNNWNAYGYDMKKISDGGIYDLFIPGAKAGDMYKYLIISQSGEALYKADPYANQAQLRPETASIVADLSGYEWKDSEWVEKKKTENHLKAPLSIYECHLGSWKKKDDGTEDGFYTYRELAPELAKYVSDMGYTHIELMGIAEYPYDGSWGYQVTGYYAPTARYGTPKDFMYFVDYMHEKGIGVILDWVPAHFPKDAHGLANFDGSCVYEYADPRKGEHPDWGTKVFDYSKNEVSNFLIANGMFWVDKFHIDGLRVDAVASMLYLDYGRTEGNWVPNKYGDNGNLEAISFLKHFNSMLKKRFPQAITIAEESTAWPMVSGDPDNGECLGFTFKWNMGWMHDFLEYMKLDPYFRKFNHSKMTFSLMYAYSENFILVLSHDEVVHLKCSMLGKMPGDREDKFKNLKLAYAYMCGHPGKKLLFMGQEFGQWNEWSEKRALDWYLLEDESHTELKDFTKKCLKLNKNYPCLYATDYSSEGFRWINANDKDNSVLSFMRISPDGKKNLLFVLNFTPVERDSFRIGVPFKTKYKLVLGDNEADQKKTLTAVKGDCDGYPQSLLIDLHKYGIAVYEFNGDVSKVHATKI